From a region of the Mytilus galloprovincialis chromosome 3, xbMytGall1.hap1.1, whole genome shotgun sequence genome:
- the LOC143066932 gene encoding filamin-A-like isoform X2 has product MNRKTISFTKDSLYDLVPTSNMQWEDIQKNTFTNWVNEQLNTKGIVVRDIRSELSEHLGTLVEVLQRQQILGITNRSDNQYARLQNITVALEAITSDGVRIVSIDSSDIADGNLKLILALIWQLILRYQIGNGNIQNKSWLLAWIQAVIPQCKVTNLTTDWNDGLALNALLEFCMPGLSPHWMSLDRTDKVNNCHYAMKLARQQFGIPLILRAEHLASTDLDELSSITYLSYFIKVGSPGYNATLQRIQPMVHNVPVFNFTTDWNDGRVLTELVTNLGARIQDTSHTNISEIQRLQEGIDGATQLGVEPLLTASDIAEEDQEHIGIMAYAAKFLYLKPENSTIQSTPATNGVTTLYEEERRVTSRSIPNISHRKTTLSSYPVNGEVDSYKFSSGTRSSADYSKPISIDTNQHSPMLYRSQNGRQNGPLTTYHIDSNANFDDTEDSFVFQRIPSLRKEKGKKHKTDTLDNVSGVKVDTYSVGVIISTTSHEIISKDEVIVEAESPSGRVVKLTGDGNYNAQFTPDEIGEWKVSLFCHGKLVDSCPIDVCDPSQVKVTGLKGGIVNKRQYFTVDCHNAGKGDLEVFIDFRGTKVPCSVKETQTGVYTASYLPYICGVYSVRVSFNKSEIRDSDYLLGSDSDGMHRRAIFSTSIEPDRDKYNVKSTCDWQIDYITGGPFEVLITDKADIKVYSMQDGTVCNFPHLIADCSGLDPGRIEAHVSYKGYRFPANTVEDDPGIHRITFQPRGKGTYKIWIVFDGRMVKGSPFTQEIEEIAATAVGEGLRRGREGHETKFKIDARGFPGELSVTVEGPHYPINCNVVANDDGTHTATYVPEEAGPHRIHVKLDGKNIDDSPFRPLIVDPSKIRVSGGWEPLLDENDRIPLIVNKEKQIPFDASEAGLGELTAEVHGPSYKVPVAIDSRIGGKHTLIFTPKEEGRHYIDVKWCDFPISPKPFLGYAVWLPESDNQHQPVLSPLVVMQPKEHHSSDPGHLHNSPNRYNYHLIHPTVKQEEVQPKPMHYKTLSNQRDRSFEEQPILYTSVPNNITIQHQHPTVKQQEVQPKPMHYKTLSNQRDRSFEEQPQLYTSVPNNRTLQHQHPTIKHDEVQPNPIHYKTLSNNGDRSFEEQPILYTSVLNNRTLQQQHPTIKHEEVQPKPMHYKTWSNQGDRPLEQQPIIYASVPNNRTLQQQPTKYTTLPNSRRLNPESVIYTSASDNWDGHLDRVNGDALDGPWVNTANTKPATIYVTKHKRHKKKRFSSGSSSYSSSSSSDESRKKVPQSKVTLLRKVVDEPKIAMVRRVPDDPRITVVRRVQDDPKITLVRRVQDDPRITVVRKVSDVSSRATSRVLVPRRAGSLHSTATTNTDPERVVYRTPHIYTTYMANSPSRSSGSSRSPSRSPSYKIVDGPALSHRSYEHSPIDSSKVILSGKGLKQAFVNKEATFNIDGRNAGPGEPSTKMFSPKYEIPIEVKPIGPKQYRCTYIPAYPGAYLLDIKWNERKLKCCPFKINVNPPFYPEKVNVSGANIKGGMVGKDFHLQIDPRKAGKGKLTAKCSGPSNQKVAVSLVENIDGTTKVSFKPVEAGRHIMSIKYNKEHVLGSPYAIDIKIPHHSGIVYVHGPGIENNGVLGEYESHFWVDARDAGSGELNVSVMGPKGAFNVEMKRDSQKDRIFHCRYNPHEPGTYTINCKWSGHHVGNSPYRIHLGVSKDDLDRFLLDLQHGETLLY; this is encoded by the exons atagTTCTGATATTGCTGATGGAAACTTGAAGCTAATTCTAGCCTTGATATGGCAGCTGATACTCCGTTATCAAATAGGCAATGgaaacattcaaaacaaaagtTGGTTGTTGGCATGGATACAGGCAGTTATCCCACAATGCAAAGTGACGAACCTGACAACAGATTGGAACGATGGTTTGGCTTTAAA TGCTTTACTGGAATTCTGTATGCCTGGTCTGTCGCCACATTGGATGTCACTTGACAGAACAGATAA AGTTAATAACTGTCATTATGCTATGAAGTTGGCACGTCAGCAGTTCGGGATACCTCTTATTCTTCGTGCGGAACATTTAGCCAGTACCGATTTAGATGAATTGTCCTCCATTACTTATCTGTCGTATTTCATCAAAGTTGGTTCTCCTGGTTACAACGCAACCCTACAGAGAATACAACCTATGGTTCATAACGTTCCTGTCTTTAATTTTACA ACAGATTGGAATGATGGTCGAGTTTTAACAGAACTCGTTACCAACCTGGGAGCCAGGATCCAAGACACCTCTCATACAAATATCTCAGAAATACAGAGGCTCCAAGAAG GAATTGACGGTGCAACGCAACTAGGTGTAGAGCCTCTTTTGACTGCCTCTGACATTGCTGAGGAAGATCAGGAACATATAGGAATAATGGCGTACGCTGCAAAGTTTTTGTACTTAAAACCAGAAAATTCAACTATTCAAAGCACTCCAGCAACGAATGGG gttACTACACTTTACGAAGAAGAACGAAGAGTAACAAGCAGAAGTATACCTAACATTTCACACCGGAAAACAACACTGTCTTCATATCCGGTCAACGGTGAAGTGGATTCTTACAAATTTTCATCTGGGACAAGAAGTAGTGCGGATTATTCTAAACCTATTAGTATAGACACAAACCAACATTCCCCAATGCTGTATAGAAGTCAAAATGGACGTCAAAATGGACCGCTGACGACGTATCATATCGACAGCAACGCGAATTTTGACGATACAGAGGATTCATTTGTTTTCCAAAGAATTCCATCTTTAAggaaagaaaaaggaaaaaagcATAAAACGGACACGCTTGATAATGTCAGTGGAGTAAAAGTGGATACTTACTCAGTGGGTGTTATTATTTCGACTACG TCTCATGAAATTATAAGCAAAGACGAAGTAATTGTTGAAGCAGAGTCACCTAGCGGCAGGGTAGTTAAACTAACAGGAGATGGCAATTATAATGCTCAATTTACACCTGACGAAATAG GGGAATGGAAAGTGAGTTTATTCTGCCACGGCAAGCTGGTAGACTCTTGTCCAATAGATGTCTGTGATCCCTCACAAGTTAAAGTTACTGGACTAAAAGGAGGCATTGTAAACAAGAGACAATACTTTACAG TTGATTGCCATAATGCGGGAAAAGGTGATTTGGAAGTGTTCATTGACTTCCGGGGTACAAAAGTTCCTTGCTCTGTTAAAGAAACCCAGACAGGTGTTTATACAGctagttatctcccttacatctGTGGGGTGTACAGTGTCAGAGTTAGTTTTAATAAATCAGAAATTAGAg ATTCCGACTACCTCCTTGGGTCCGATAGTGACGGTATGCATCGAAGGGCAATATTTTCGACATCTATCGAACCTGATAGAGACAAATATAACGTTAAGTCGACAT GTGACTGGCAGATAGATTATATAACAGGAGGGCCGTTTGAGGTGTTGATTACAGACAAAGCTGATATTAAAGTATACAGTATGCAGGATGGAACAGTATGTAATTTCCCTCACTTAATAG ctGATTGTTCAGGTTTAGATCCAGGACGAATCGAAGCTCATGTATCGTATAAAGGTTACCGTTTCCCAGCAAATACAGTCGAGGATGATCCGGGTATACACAGAATAACTTTCCAACCACGTGGTAAAGGAACCTACAAAATATGGATAGTTTTTGATGGAAGAATGGTTAAAG GTTCCCCGTTCACACAAGAAATAGAAGAAATTGCTGCTACAGCCGTTGGAGAAGGACTGAGAAGAGGCAGGGAAGGTCACGAGACCAAATTCAAAATAGACGCACGAGGATTTCCGGGGGAATTGTCTGTTACAGTTGAGG GTCCACATTACCCAATAAACTGTAATGTAGTAGCAAACGATGATGGAACACACACAGCTACATATGTACCAGAGGAAGCTGGTCCACACAGAATACACGTCAAACTTGATGGCAAAAATATAGACG aTAGTCCTTTCAGACCATTAATAGTAGATCCTTCTAAAATACGTGTTTCTGGAGGATGGGAACCCCTGCTTGATGAAAACGATAGAATCCCACTTATTGTCAATAAAGAGAAGCAAATTCCCTTTGATGCCTCGGAGGCTGGTCTCGGTGAGCTAACGGCTGAAGTACATGGTCCTAGTTACAAGGTTCCCGTAGCAATAGATTCCAGAATCGGAGGGAAACATACGCTTATTTTTACACCAAAAGAGGAAG GTCGTCATTATATAGACGTGAAGTGGTGTGACTTCCCTATATCACCCAAACCGTTTCTTGGTTATGCTGTTTGGCTTCCTGAAAGTGACAACCAACATCAGCCGGTCTTATCCCCATTAGTGGTCATGCAGCCAAAGGAACATCATTCATCTGACCCAGGCCACCTTCATAACAGTCCAAATAG ATATAACTACCACCTTATACATCCAACGGTTAAACAAGAGGAAGTACAACCAAAACCGATGCATTATAAAACCTTGTCAAACCAGAGAGACAGATCTTTTGAAGAACAGCCAATTCTGTACACGTCAGTTCCAAACAATATAACGATACAACATCAACACCCAACGGTTAAACAACAAGAAGTACAACCCAAACCGATGCATTATAAAACATTGTCAAATCAGAGAGACAGATCGTTTGAAGAACAGCCGCAGCTGTACACGTCAGTTCCGAACAATAGAACATTACAACATCAACACCCAACGATTAAACACGATGAAGTACAGCCTAACCCGATACATTATAAAACATTGTCGAATAACGGAGACAGATCTTTTGAAGAACAACCAATTCTGTATACGTCAGTTCTGAACAATAGAACACTACAACAGCAACACCCAACGATTAAACACGAAGAAGTACAACCCAAACCGATGCATTATAAAACATGGTCAAATCAGGGAGACAGGCCTTTAGAACAACAACCAATTATTTATGCATCAGTTCCGAACAATAGAACATTACAACAGCAACCGACAAAATATACGACACTTCCTAACAGCAGACGACTTAACCCGGAATCTGTGATTTATACGTCTGCTTCAGACAACTGGGATGGACATTTAGACAG AGTAAACGGAGACGCATTGGATGGCCCATGGGTAAATACCGCCAATACAAAACCAGCAACAATCTATGTTACGAAACATAAACGCCATAAAAAGAAACGTTTTTCGAGTGGAAGCAGTTCGTattcgtcatcatcatcatccgaCGAGTCAAGAAAGAAAGTACCTCAATCTAAAGTAACTCTTCTTCGAAAAGTAGTCGATGAGCCTAAAATAGCAATGGTTCGGAGAGTTCCTGATGACCCTAGAATTACAGTGGTTCGTAGAGTTCAAGACGATCCCAAAATTACCCTAGTTCGAAGGGTTCAAGATGATCCTAGGATAACTGTTGTTCGAAAAGTTTCTGATGTCAGTTCAAGGGCAACATCTCGAGTCCTTGTTCCAAGACGAGCCG GTAGTCTACATTCTACTGCAACTACTAATACTGATCCGGAAAGGGTTGTCTATAGAACGCCCCATATTTACACAACTTATATGGCTAACAGTCCTAGTCGTAGTTCGGGTTCTTCACGGTCACCATCAAGGTCACCGTCATATAAAATTGTTGATGGTCCGGCATTGTCACATAGGAGTTATGAACATTCACCAATAGATTCTTCAAAAGTTATACTCAGTGGTAAAGGACTTAAACAAGCTTTTGTCAATAAGGAAGCGACATTTAATATCGACGGGCGCAATGCAGGACCAG GTGAGCCCTCCACGAAAATGTTTAGTCCAAAATATGAAATCCCTATCGAAGTTAAGCCAATTGGTCCTAAACAGTATCGGTGTACCTACATTCCTGCCTACCCTGGAGCGTACTTACTGGATATCAAATGGAATGAGAGAAAACTAAAGTGTTGTCCTTTCAAAATAAACGTCAATCCTCCATTTTACCCGGAGAAAGTTAATGTCAGTGGAGCAAATATTAAAGGCGGAATGGTTGGAAAAGACTTCCATCTTCAGATAGATCCAAGAAAAGCGGGAAAAG GAAAACTTACTGCCAAATGTTCGGGTCCTTCTAACCAGAAAGTGGCTGTATCACTTGTTGAAAATATCGATGGTACTACTAAAGTGTCTTTCAAACCCGTAGAGGCCGGCAGACATATTATGTCTATTAAATACAACAAAGAACATGTTTTAG GTAGTCCCTACGCAATCGATATAAAGATACCTCACCACAGTGGAATAGTATATGTACATGGACCAGGTATAGAGAACAATGGTGTCTTAGGAGAATACGAAAGTCATTTTTGGGTAGATGCCAGAGACGCTGGGTCAGGAGAACTTAATGTCAGTGTCATGGGTCCTAAAG gTGCTTTCAACGTAGAAATGAAGAGAGACAGTCAGAAAGATAGAATTTTCCACTGTAGATACAATCCACATGAACCAGGGACTTA
- the LOC143066932 gene encoding filamin-A-like isoform X1 — protein MNRKTISFTKDSLYDLVPTSNMQWEDIQKNTFTNWVNEQLNTKGIVVRDIRSELSEHLGTLVEVLQRQQILGITNRSDNQYARLQNITVALEAITSDGVRIVSIDSSDIADGNLKLILALIWQLILRYQIGNGNIQNKSWLLAWIQAVIPQCKVTNLTTDWNDGLALNALLEFCMPGLSPHWMSLDRTDKVNNCHYAMKLARQQFGIPLILRAEHLASTDLDELSSITYLSYFIKVGSPGYNATLQRIQPMVHNVPVFNFTTDWNDGRVLTELVTNLGARIQDTSHTNISEIQRLQEGIDGATQLGVEPLLTASDIAEEDQEHIGIMAYAAKFLYLKPENSTIQSTPATNGVTTLYEEERRVTSRSIPNISHRKTTLSSYPVNGEVDSYKFSSGTRSSADYSKPISIDTNQHSPMLYRSQNGRQNGPLTTYHIDSNANFDDTEDSFVFQRIPSLRKEKGKKHKTDTLDNVSGVKVDTYSVGVIISTTSHEIISKDEVIVEAESPSGRVVKLTGDGNYNAQFTPDEIGEWKVSLFCHGKLVDSCPIDVCDPSQVKVTGLKGGIVNKRQYFTVDCHNAGKGDLEVFIDFRGTKVPCSVKETQTGVYTASYLPYICGVYSVRVSFNKSEIRDSDYLLGSDSDGMHRRAIFSTSIEPDRDKYNVKSTCDWQIDYITGGPFEVLITDKADIKVYSMQDGTVCNFPHLIADCSGLDPGRIEAHVSYKGYRFPANTVEDDPGIHRITFQPRGKGTYKIWIVFDGRMVKGSPFTQEIEEIAATAVGEGLRRGREGHETKFKIDARGFPGELSVTVEGPHYPINCNVVANDDGTHTATYVPEEAGPHRIHVKLDGKNIDDSPFRPLIVDPSKIRVSGGWEPLLDENDRIPLIVNKEKQIPFDASEAGLGELTAEVHGPSYKVPVAIDSRIGGKHTLIFTPKEEGRHYIDVKWCDFPISPKPFLGYAVWLPESDNQHQPVLSPLVVMQPKEHHSSDPGHLHNSPNRYNYHLIHPTVKQEEVQPKPMHYKTLSNQRDRSFEEQPILYTSVPNNITIQHQHPTVKQQEVQPKPMHYKTLSNQRDRSFEEQPQLYTSVPNNRTLQHQHPTIKHDEVQPNPIHYKTLSNNGDRSFEEQPILYTSVLNNRTLQQQHPTIKHEEVQPKPMHYKTWSNQGDRPLEQQPIIYASVPNNRTLQQQPTKYTTLPNSRRLNPESVIYTSASDNWDGHLDSRVNGDALDGPWVNTANTKPATIYVTKHKRHKKKRFSSGSSSYSSSSSSDESRKKVPQSKVTLLRKVVDEPKIAMVRRVPDDPRITVVRRVQDDPKITLVRRVQDDPRITVVRKVSDVSSRATSRVLVPRRAGSLHSTATTNTDPERVVYRTPHIYTTYMANSPSRSSGSSRSPSRSPSYKIVDGPALSHRSYEHSPIDSSKVILSGKGLKQAFVNKEATFNIDGRNAGPGEPSTKMFSPKYEIPIEVKPIGPKQYRCTYIPAYPGAYLLDIKWNERKLKCCPFKINVNPPFYPEKVNVSGANIKGGMVGKDFHLQIDPRKAGKGKLTAKCSGPSNQKVAVSLVENIDGTTKVSFKPVEAGRHIMSIKYNKEHVLGSPYAIDIKIPHHSGIVYVHGPGIENNGVLGEYESHFWVDARDAGSGELNVSVMGPKGAFNVEMKRDSQKDRIFHCRYNPHEPGTYTINCKWSGHHVGNSPYRIHLGVSKDDLDRFLLDLQHGETLLY, from the exons atagTTCTGATATTGCTGATGGAAACTTGAAGCTAATTCTAGCCTTGATATGGCAGCTGATACTCCGTTATCAAATAGGCAATGgaaacattcaaaacaaaagtTGGTTGTTGGCATGGATACAGGCAGTTATCCCACAATGCAAAGTGACGAACCTGACAACAGATTGGAACGATGGTTTGGCTTTAAA TGCTTTACTGGAATTCTGTATGCCTGGTCTGTCGCCACATTGGATGTCACTTGACAGAACAGATAA AGTTAATAACTGTCATTATGCTATGAAGTTGGCACGTCAGCAGTTCGGGATACCTCTTATTCTTCGTGCGGAACATTTAGCCAGTACCGATTTAGATGAATTGTCCTCCATTACTTATCTGTCGTATTTCATCAAAGTTGGTTCTCCTGGTTACAACGCAACCCTACAGAGAATACAACCTATGGTTCATAACGTTCCTGTCTTTAATTTTACA ACAGATTGGAATGATGGTCGAGTTTTAACAGAACTCGTTACCAACCTGGGAGCCAGGATCCAAGACACCTCTCATACAAATATCTCAGAAATACAGAGGCTCCAAGAAG GAATTGACGGTGCAACGCAACTAGGTGTAGAGCCTCTTTTGACTGCCTCTGACATTGCTGAGGAAGATCAGGAACATATAGGAATAATGGCGTACGCTGCAAAGTTTTTGTACTTAAAACCAGAAAATTCAACTATTCAAAGCACTCCAGCAACGAATGGG gttACTACACTTTACGAAGAAGAACGAAGAGTAACAAGCAGAAGTATACCTAACATTTCACACCGGAAAACAACACTGTCTTCATATCCGGTCAACGGTGAAGTGGATTCTTACAAATTTTCATCTGGGACAAGAAGTAGTGCGGATTATTCTAAACCTATTAGTATAGACACAAACCAACATTCCCCAATGCTGTATAGAAGTCAAAATGGACGTCAAAATGGACCGCTGACGACGTATCATATCGACAGCAACGCGAATTTTGACGATACAGAGGATTCATTTGTTTTCCAAAGAATTCCATCTTTAAggaaagaaaaaggaaaaaagcATAAAACGGACACGCTTGATAATGTCAGTGGAGTAAAAGTGGATACTTACTCAGTGGGTGTTATTATTTCGACTACG TCTCATGAAATTATAAGCAAAGACGAAGTAATTGTTGAAGCAGAGTCACCTAGCGGCAGGGTAGTTAAACTAACAGGAGATGGCAATTATAATGCTCAATTTACACCTGACGAAATAG GGGAATGGAAAGTGAGTTTATTCTGCCACGGCAAGCTGGTAGACTCTTGTCCAATAGATGTCTGTGATCCCTCACAAGTTAAAGTTACTGGACTAAAAGGAGGCATTGTAAACAAGAGACAATACTTTACAG TTGATTGCCATAATGCGGGAAAAGGTGATTTGGAAGTGTTCATTGACTTCCGGGGTACAAAAGTTCCTTGCTCTGTTAAAGAAACCCAGACAGGTGTTTATACAGctagttatctcccttacatctGTGGGGTGTACAGTGTCAGAGTTAGTTTTAATAAATCAGAAATTAGAg ATTCCGACTACCTCCTTGGGTCCGATAGTGACGGTATGCATCGAAGGGCAATATTTTCGACATCTATCGAACCTGATAGAGACAAATATAACGTTAAGTCGACAT GTGACTGGCAGATAGATTATATAACAGGAGGGCCGTTTGAGGTGTTGATTACAGACAAAGCTGATATTAAAGTATACAGTATGCAGGATGGAACAGTATGTAATTTCCCTCACTTAATAG ctGATTGTTCAGGTTTAGATCCAGGACGAATCGAAGCTCATGTATCGTATAAAGGTTACCGTTTCCCAGCAAATACAGTCGAGGATGATCCGGGTATACACAGAATAACTTTCCAACCACGTGGTAAAGGAACCTACAAAATATGGATAGTTTTTGATGGAAGAATGGTTAAAG GTTCCCCGTTCACACAAGAAATAGAAGAAATTGCTGCTACAGCCGTTGGAGAAGGACTGAGAAGAGGCAGGGAAGGTCACGAGACCAAATTCAAAATAGACGCACGAGGATTTCCGGGGGAATTGTCTGTTACAGTTGAGG GTCCACATTACCCAATAAACTGTAATGTAGTAGCAAACGATGATGGAACACACACAGCTACATATGTACCAGAGGAAGCTGGTCCACACAGAATACACGTCAAACTTGATGGCAAAAATATAGACG aTAGTCCTTTCAGACCATTAATAGTAGATCCTTCTAAAATACGTGTTTCTGGAGGATGGGAACCCCTGCTTGATGAAAACGATAGAATCCCACTTATTGTCAATAAAGAGAAGCAAATTCCCTTTGATGCCTCGGAGGCTGGTCTCGGTGAGCTAACGGCTGAAGTACATGGTCCTAGTTACAAGGTTCCCGTAGCAATAGATTCCAGAATCGGAGGGAAACATACGCTTATTTTTACACCAAAAGAGGAAG GTCGTCATTATATAGACGTGAAGTGGTGTGACTTCCCTATATCACCCAAACCGTTTCTTGGTTATGCTGTTTGGCTTCCTGAAAGTGACAACCAACATCAGCCGGTCTTATCCCCATTAGTGGTCATGCAGCCAAAGGAACATCATTCATCTGACCCAGGCCACCTTCATAACAGTCCAAATAG ATATAACTACCACCTTATACATCCAACGGTTAAACAAGAGGAAGTACAACCAAAACCGATGCATTATAAAACCTTGTCAAACCAGAGAGACAGATCTTTTGAAGAACAGCCAATTCTGTACACGTCAGTTCCAAACAATATAACGATACAACATCAACACCCAACGGTTAAACAACAAGAAGTACAACCCAAACCGATGCATTATAAAACATTGTCAAATCAGAGAGACAGATCGTTTGAAGAACAGCCGCAGCTGTACACGTCAGTTCCGAACAATAGAACATTACAACATCAACACCCAACGATTAAACACGATGAAGTACAGCCTAACCCGATACATTATAAAACATTGTCGAATAACGGAGACAGATCTTTTGAAGAACAACCAATTCTGTATACGTCAGTTCTGAACAATAGAACACTACAACAGCAACACCCAACGATTAAACACGAAGAAGTACAACCCAAACCGATGCATTATAAAACATGGTCAAATCAGGGAGACAGGCCTTTAGAACAACAACCAATTATTTATGCATCAGTTCCGAACAATAGAACATTACAACAGCAACCGACAAAATATACGACACTTCCTAACAGCAGACGACTTAACCCGGAATCTGTGATTTATACGTCTGCTTCAGACAACTGGGATGGACATTTAGACAG CAGAGTAAACGGAGACGCATTGGATGGCCCATGGGTAAATACCGCCAATACAAAACCAGCAACAATCTATGTTACGAAACATAAACGCCATAAAAAGAAACGTTTTTCGAGTGGAAGCAGTTCGTattcgtcatcatcatcatccgaCGAGTCAAGAAAGAAAGTACCTCAATCTAAAGTAACTCTTCTTCGAAAAGTAGTCGATGAGCCTAAAATAGCAATGGTTCGGAGAGTTCCTGATGACCCTAGAATTACAGTGGTTCGTAGAGTTCAAGACGATCCCAAAATTACCCTAGTTCGAAGGGTTCAAGATGATCCTAGGATAACTGTTGTTCGAAAAGTTTCTGATGTCAGTTCAAGGGCAACATCTCGAGTCCTTGTTCCAAGACGAGCCG GTAGTCTACATTCTACTGCAACTACTAATACTGATCCGGAAAGGGTTGTCTATAGAACGCCCCATATTTACACAACTTATATGGCTAACAGTCCTAGTCGTAGTTCGGGTTCTTCACGGTCACCATCAAGGTCACCGTCATATAAAATTGTTGATGGTCCGGCATTGTCACATAGGAGTTATGAACATTCACCAATAGATTCTTCAAAAGTTATACTCAGTGGTAAAGGACTTAAACAAGCTTTTGTCAATAAGGAAGCGACATTTAATATCGACGGGCGCAATGCAGGACCAG GTGAGCCCTCCACGAAAATGTTTAGTCCAAAATATGAAATCCCTATCGAAGTTAAGCCAATTGGTCCTAAACAGTATCGGTGTACCTACATTCCTGCCTACCCTGGAGCGTACTTACTGGATATCAAATGGAATGAGAGAAAACTAAAGTGTTGTCCTTTCAAAATAAACGTCAATCCTCCATTTTACCCGGAGAAAGTTAATGTCAGTGGAGCAAATATTAAAGGCGGAATGGTTGGAAAAGACTTCCATCTTCAGATAGATCCAAGAAAAGCGGGAAAAG GAAAACTTACTGCCAAATGTTCGGGTCCTTCTAACCAGAAAGTGGCTGTATCACTTGTTGAAAATATCGATGGTACTACTAAAGTGTCTTTCAAACCCGTAGAGGCCGGCAGACATATTATGTCTATTAAATACAACAAAGAACATGTTTTAG GTAGTCCCTACGCAATCGATATAAAGATACCTCACCACAGTGGAATAGTATATGTACATGGACCAGGTATAGAGAACAATGGTGTCTTAGGAGAATACGAAAGTCATTTTTGGGTAGATGCCAGAGACGCTGGGTCAGGAGAACTTAATGTCAGTGTCATGGGTCCTAAAG gTGCTTTCAACGTAGAAATGAAGAGAGACAGTCAGAAAGATAGAATTTTCCACTGTAGATACAATCCACATGAACCAGGGACTTA